A genomic segment from Chitinophaga niabensis encodes:
- the nirD gene encoding nitrite reductase small subunit NirD: MSTLSTTGITWFFACKTTDVPANGGVCIKFKEEQIALFYFTRSDAWYATQNLCPHRQQMALSRGMTGSHQGEPKVACPFHKKTFSLADGRCLNDEHECSLTTYPVRTEDDRVYIGVRENEEAY; this comes from the coding sequence ATGTCAACGCTCAGCACAACCGGAATCACCTGGTTCTTTGCCTGCAAAACAACAGACGTTCCCGCGAACGGAGGTGTTTGCATCAAGTTCAAAGAAGAACAGATCGCCCTGTTCTATTTCACCCGCAGCGATGCCTGGTATGCCACACAGAACCTTTGCCCGCACAGGCAGCAAATGGCTTTAAGCCGTGGTATGACCGGTTCACACCAGGGAGAACCAAAAGTTGCCTGCCCCTTTCACAAAAAAACATTTTCATTGGCAGATGGAAGATGTTTGAACGACGAACATGAATGTTCCCTCACTACCTACCCGGTAAGGACGGAAGATGATCGTGTATATATCGGCGTTAGAGAGAACGAAGAAGCGTATTAA
- a CDS encoding alginate export family protein has protein sequence MKKSFLGGVSCIFFGTFLSLDCSAQFMLGAQLRTRTELRDGQGGPLPKGSKPALFTSQRTRLSAGYSTYRLKLGLTLQDTRVWGQDASTINRTTTADNNGFLLHEAWAEVLITDTILKNKSLSLKIGRQELVYDDSRLLGNLDWLQQGRRHDAAVLKFKYNSWNFHAGGAFNQNKENASGTTYNPAPPGNYPANTNGAPQYKSLEFLHINKQAGAGSISLLFLADQFSKYSVDSLLVKKWEAASYNRFTTGLYLNYPFSKNSIIAAVYYQKGKNGDGKAVDGALFSAAYQRRFVENFSMEAGVDFTTDTFDPLYGTPHKFWGTMDYFYVASKFGNNGLQDYYLKARLKKNTKWNIGADLHQFYSSSGLTFGTEADLTMQYNLTKAISFEGGYSYFNSTAQLAAAKNVTDAQYNNHWAYLMINIRPDIFLK, from the coding sequence ATGAAAAAGTCGTTCCTCGGCGGGGTCTCCTGTATTTTCTTTGGCACCTTCCTTTCCCTTGATTGTTCCGCACAATTCATGCTGGGCGCGCAACTAAGAACGCGCACAGAACTACGGGACGGCCAGGGAGGTCCCCTTCCAAAAGGCAGCAAACCAGCTCTTTTCACTTCCCAACGTACCCGCTTATCCGCAGGTTACAGTACCTACCGCTTAAAATTGGGCCTCACCCTGCAGGACACAAGGGTCTGGGGCCAGGATGCATCAACCATCAACAGAACTACCACTGCAGACAATAACGGATTCCTCCTGCACGAAGCCTGGGCAGAGGTCCTCATAACCGATACCATCCTTAAGAACAAAAGCCTCAGCCTGAAAATAGGACGGCAGGAATTGGTCTATGACGACAGCCGCCTGCTGGGCAACCTGGACTGGCTGCAGCAAGGCCGGAGGCATGATGCCGCCGTACTCAAATTCAAATACAACAGCTGGAACTTCCATGCAGGTGGCGCCTTCAACCAGAATAAAGAAAACGCATCAGGCACTACTTATAATCCGGCCCCACCCGGTAACTATCCGGCTAATACCAACGGCGCACCTCAATACAAGAGCCTGGAATTCCTGCATATCAATAAACAGGCAGGTGCAGGCAGTATATCCCTCCTCTTCCTGGCAGACCAGTTCTCCAAATACAGTGTAGACAGCCTGCTGGTGAAAAAATGGGAAGCAGCCAGTTACAACCGTTTCACTACCGGCCTGTATCTGAACTATCCCTTCTCAAAGAACAGCATCATTGCAGCCGTCTATTATCAGAAAGGCAAAAATGGAGATGGGAAAGCAGTAGATGGCGCATTGTTCTCCGCAGCCTATCAACGGCGTTTTGTAGAAAATTTCAGTATGGAGGCCGGTGTGGATTTTACCACAGATACCTTCGATCCGCTCTATGGCACGCCGCATAAATTCTGGGGCACGATGGACTACTTCTATGTGGCCAGCAAATTCGGCAACAACGGCTTACAGGATTACTACCTGAAAGCCAGACTAAAGAAGAACACTAAATGGAATATCGGCGCAGACCTTCACCAGTTCTATAGTTCATCAGGGTTAACCTTTGGTACGGAAGCAGATCTTACCATGCAGTACAACCTTACCAAAGCCATCTCCTTTGAAGGAGGTTACAGCTACTTTAACAGCACGGCACAACTGGCCGCCGCCAAAAATGTTACGGACGCACAGTATAACAATCACTGGGCTTACCTGATGATCAATATCAGGCCGGACATATTCCTCAAATAA
- a CDS encoding MFS transporter: MLNNKPLDKLRIFSLNSIQMRTFHITWLMFFVCFFGWFGLAPLMPTIRADLGLSKSQIGNIIIASVSSTIIARLIIGRLCDTWGPRKTAVRLLVIGSIPVFLVGFAHNYTTFLMFRLAIGTIGASFVITQFHTSMMFAPSIKGTANAVTGGWGNLGGGVTNMVMPLIFAAIVGMGYSAGTSWRLAMIVPGLMMLGVAILYHKYTKDTPNGNYDEIGYNGAKRKTDWKVLGDWRIWALTMAYAMCFGMEITFDNVASLHFVDTFHLSQSSAGLWAGVFGLMNLFARALGGFVSDKVGAKQGMRGKGILLALVLLAEGGGLLLFAGAPSLGLAIAAMLGFALFLKMANGATYGIVPFINQENVGLVSGIVGAGGNLGGMLFGFLFKSENISYEQAFTYIGYAVIATGFIVLVTRFSKQPANVTVPVKAKPVLAD; this comes from the coding sequence ATGCTTAACAACAAACCGCTCGATAAATTACGCATCTTCAGCCTGAACTCTATCCAGATGCGCACGTTCCATATTACCTGGCTGATGTTCTTCGTTTGCTTCTTTGGCTGGTTCGGCCTGGCACCACTGATGCCCACCATCCGTGCAGACCTTGGCTTATCTAAATCACAGATAGGCAATATCATCATCGCTTCCGTTTCCAGTACCATCATTGCACGGCTGATCATTGGCAGACTTTGTGATACCTGGGGGCCCCGCAAAACCGCAGTACGGTTGCTGGTAATAGGTTCTATCCCTGTATTCCTCGTAGGGTTTGCACATAATTACACCACCTTCCTGATGTTCCGTTTAGCTATCGGCACCATCGGGGCATCGTTTGTGATCACACAATTCCATACATCCATGATGTTTGCTCCCAGTATCAAAGGTACTGCCAATGCGGTTACCGGCGGCTGGGGCAATCTCGGCGGAGGTGTTACAAACATGGTGATGCCACTCATCTTCGCTGCTATTGTAGGAATGGGCTACAGCGCAGGTACTTCCTGGCGGCTGGCCATGATCGTACCGGGGCTGATGATGCTGGGTGTAGCCATACTCTATCATAAATACACAAAGGATACGCCCAATGGTAATTATGATGAAATAGGATACAACGGCGCTAAACGTAAAACAGACTGGAAGGTATTGGGAGATTGGCGCATCTGGGCTTTAACCATGGCATATGCCATGTGCTTCGGTATGGAGATCACTTTCGACAATGTGGCTTCCCTTCACTTCGTAGATACTTTTCACTTATCACAAAGCAGCGCAGGGCTTTGGGCTGGTGTATTCGGATTAATGAACCTCTTTGCCCGTGCACTGGGAGGTTTTGTGTCAGACAAGGTGGGTGCTAAACAAGGTATGAGAGGAAAAGGCATCCTGCTGGCCTTAGTATTGCTGGCGGAAGGAGGGGGTTTATTACTTTTTGCAGGTGCCCCTTCATTGGGTCTTGCCATTGCCGCCATGCTGGGATTTGCTTTATTCCTGAAAATGGCGAATGGTGCTACTTATGGCATCGTTCCTTTTATAAACCAGGAGAATGTAGGGCTGGTGAGTGGTATTGTAGGAGCAGGTGGCAACCTCGGTGGTATGCTGTTCGGCTTCCTGTTTAAATCGGAGAACATTTCCTACGAACAGGCATTCACTTATATCGGGTACGCGGTGATCGCAACGGGTTTTATCGTATTGGTGACCAGGTTCAGTAAACAACCCGCCAATGTAACTGTACCGGTCAAAGCAAAGCCGGTACTGGCTGATTAA
- a CDS encoding nitrate reductase, giving the protein MQASFKTTCCYCGVGCGVVVHRDRQGRLTVEGDKDHPVNRGMLCSKGMNLHYTVTDTSDRLMHPEMRYSRNSPRQRVSWEQALDRTAAVFKAIIEKHGPDAVAFYASGQCLTEEYYVVNKLIKGFIGSNNIDTNSRLCMSSAVAAYKMSLGEDVVPGTYDDIEQTDCIFVAGANPAWCHPILWRRIEAARAANPRLKIIVSDPRVTQSCTMADLHLQLHPGTDIVLHHAIGRLLIEQGKTDAAFLQQHTNGYEKYREMVMQRSITEAALICGIPDTAIYDAAHYIGEAKGFMTMWTMGLNQSVVGVHKNLSLINLHLITGKIGKAGSGPFSLTGQPNAMGGREVGGLSNLLPAHRVLDNPAHRQAVQEFWGGVPLSDKPGLTATEMFTALNDGRLKAIWIMSSNPLVSLPDVRFMEAALQKAKFVVVQEISNKPETLAYADVVLPAAAWAEKEGTMTNAERRISYLHKITDAPGEALPDAEIICRFAKKMGYKGFDYANAGEIYNEHCRLTAGTNIDISGLNYQLLKEKRSVQWPYPDGTKDHGTPRLFTDHSFYTPNKKANIHSFDDENNSEPINDTYPLILTTGRIRDQWHTMSKTGKVSKLKQHITSSFLEIHPEDARERNIRQDDLVEVKNERGTVRVKAQLCTTIKKGVVFLPMHWGKILNSDLNRANNLTNNIVDPISKQPDLKYAAVQVLRYEKPFQKIIVIGAGAGAYGFVKTYRALNTHDEIVVFNKEDQPFYNRVMLPDYISGTQQWAQLVKMSDAEEALMNITLHRGVSIEKINREEKYIIDSKGNTHTYDVLILGTGSRAATLKDVPQLKGIFTMRSRRDADAFVQHTDPSKGKIVIVGGGLLGIELAASLREMHIDVTVIQRTSRLMDRQLDTLGAQLLYEELKDRNIDIIYNDEIEQFIGLKKVEGIRLKSGRHIACQAVVMSIGTVPNIELAQASQLACNRGVIVNEYLLTSDPSIYAIGEIAAYEGTLYGITAAAEQQAAIVARHMNGDITGYYEGSLFMNILKMHGMELCSLGMVETPADPAYEEVVFIDKSRRFYKKCIIHNDRLVGAILIGDKSEFQEFRELIQQKIELSDKRLELLRSGKKAAPVIGKLVCSCGNVGEGNICEKIKEGFSSLDELCKVSGAGLGCGSCKPEVKQLLEKNKVKRTLQQELV; this is encoded by the coding sequence ATGCAGGCATCATTCAAAACAACCTGTTGCTATTGCGGAGTAGGATGTGGTGTAGTGGTCCATCGCGACAGGCAGGGAAGATTAACGGTAGAAGGAGATAAAGATCATCCTGTGAACAGGGGCATGTTATGCTCCAAAGGAATGAACCTGCACTATACGGTAACAGACACTTCAGACCGTTTGATGCATCCTGAAATGCGGTACAGCCGGAACAGCCCACGGCAAAGGGTTTCCTGGGAACAGGCGCTGGACAGGACGGCGGCTGTTTTTAAAGCCATCATTGAAAAACACGGGCCGGATGCAGTAGCATTTTATGCATCCGGCCAATGTTTAACGGAAGAATATTACGTGGTCAACAAACTGATCAAAGGTTTTATTGGCAGTAATAACATCGATACCAACTCACGGCTTTGCATGAGCAGTGCGGTGGCAGCCTATAAGATGTCTTTAGGAGAAGATGTGGTGCCCGGTACTTATGATGATATTGAACAGACGGATTGCATTTTTGTAGCGGGGGCCAATCCCGCATGGTGCCATCCCATTTTATGGCGCCGTATAGAAGCAGCCAGGGCTGCCAATCCACGCCTGAAGATCATTGTCAGTGATCCCCGTGTCACACAGAGTTGCACCATGGCAGACCTTCATCTGCAATTGCATCCGGGCACTGATATTGTACTCCATCATGCAATCGGGAGATTACTGATAGAACAGGGTAAAACAGATGCAGCATTCCTGCAGCAGCATACAAATGGTTATGAAAAATACCGGGAGATGGTGATGCAGCGGAGCATTACAGAAGCTGCGCTCATTTGCGGCATTCCGGATACCGCCATCTACGATGCAGCACATTACATTGGTGAAGCAAAAGGTTTTATGACCATGTGGACGATGGGCCTGAACCAGAGCGTGGTTGGTGTGCATAAAAACCTCAGCCTGATCAATCTCCACCTGATCACAGGAAAGATCGGCAAAGCAGGCAGCGGCCCCTTTTCCTTAACCGGCCAGCCCAATGCAATGGGCGGACGGGAAGTAGGTGGTTTATCGAACCTGTTACCAGCCCATCGCGTACTGGACAATCCCGCTCACCGGCAAGCCGTGCAGGAATTCTGGGGAGGCGTACCCTTGTCAGATAAACCGGGGCTCACTGCTACAGAAATGTTTACAGCCTTAAACGATGGCCGGTTAAAAGCTATCTGGATCATGTCTTCCAACCCACTGGTGAGCCTGCCGGATGTACGTTTCATGGAAGCAGCTTTACAGAAAGCGAAATTTGTGGTAGTACAGGAGATCTCAAATAAACCGGAAACGCTGGCATATGCAGATGTGGTTTTACCCGCCGCAGCATGGGCAGAAAAGGAAGGCACCATGACCAATGCGGAACGCCGCATCAGCTACCTGCATAAAATAACCGATGCCCCGGGAGAGGCTTTGCCGGATGCAGAGATCATCTGCCGTTTTGCGAAAAAGATGGGTTACAAAGGATTTGACTATGCCAATGCCGGAGAAATATACAACGAACATTGCCGGCTGACAGCAGGTACCAATATCGATATCAGCGGACTGAACTACCAACTGCTGAAAGAAAAACGCAGCGTGCAATGGCCTTACCCAGACGGTACCAAAGATCATGGCACGCCCCGGCTTTTCACAGATCATTCTTTTTATACGCCTAATAAAAAAGCGAACATCCATTCTTTTGATGATGAAAATAATTCAGAACCCATAAACGACACTTACCCCCTGATCCTTACCACCGGCCGCATACGCGATCAGTGGCATACTATGAGTAAAACAGGAAAGGTGAGCAAGCTGAAACAACATATAACTTCCTCCTTCCTGGAGATCCATCCTGAAGATGCCCGCGAGCGGAACATCCGGCAGGATGACCTTGTAGAAGTAAAGAACGAAAGAGGTACCGTGCGCGTAAAAGCGCAACTCTGCACCACCATCAAAAAAGGTGTGGTGTTCCTCCCTATGCATTGGGGAAAAATATTGAACAGTGATCTGAACCGTGCGAATAATCTTACTAACAATATCGTAGATCCGATCTCGAAACAGCCAGATCTGAAATACGCCGCTGTACAGGTATTGCGTTATGAAAAACCATTCCAGAAGATCATCGTCATAGGTGCCGGCGCCGGTGCCTATGGCTTTGTGAAAACTTACCGCGCCCTGAATACCCACGATGAAATAGTAGTGTTCAATAAAGAAGACCAGCCCTTTTATAACCGCGTGATGCTCCCTGACTACATCAGTGGTACACAGCAATGGGCGCAATTGGTGAAAATGTCTGATGCAGAGGAAGCCCTCATGAATATTACATTGCACAGGGGTGTAAGCATTGAAAAGATCAACAGGGAAGAGAAATATATCATAGACAGTAAGGGAAATACACACACTTACGATGTACTGATCCTGGGTACGGGTAGCCGTGCTGCCACATTAAAAGATGTACCCCAGCTCAAAGGGATATTCACCATGCGTAGCCGCAGAGATGCGGATGCCTTCGTGCAACACACAGACCCTTCCAAAGGAAAGATCGTGATCGTTGGTGGTGGATTACTGGGTATTGAACTCGCTGCATCCCTGCGTGAAATGCATATCGATGTTACCGTGATACAACGTACCTCCCGCCTTATGGACCGGCAGCTGGATACACTGGGCGCACAACTGCTGTATGAAGAATTAAAGGACCGGAACATCGACATCATCTATAACGATGAGATAGAACAGTTCATTGGTTTAAAGAAGGTGGAAGGTATCCGCCTGAAAAGCGGACGCCACATTGCCTGCCAGGCCGTGGTAATGTCTATTGGCACTGTACCCAATATTGAACTCGCTCAAGCCTCCCAGCTTGCCTGTAACAGGGGCGTGATCGTGAACGAATACCTCCTTACCAGCGATCCTTCCATTTATGCCATTGGTGAAATTGCTGCCTATGAAGGAACGCTGTATGGCATCACTGCAGCCGCAGAACAACAGGCAGCTATTGTAGCCCGTCATATGAACGGCGATATCACAGGATATTATGAAGGCTCCCTTTTCATGAACATCCTCAAAATGCATGGCATGGAACTCTGTTCACTGGGCATGGTGGAAACTCCTGCCGATCCGGCTTATGAAGAAGTAGTGTTCATCGATAAATCAAGAAGGTTCTATAAAAAATGCATCATTCATAACGATCGCCTGGTAGGTGCTATCCTTATCGGCGACAAATCAGAATTCCAGGAATTCAGGGAACTGATACAACAAAAGATAGAGTTATCAGATAAAAGGCTGGAACTCCTGCGCTCCGGTAAAAAAGCAGCACCGGTGATCGGAAAGCTGGTATGCTCCTGCGGGAATGTGGGAGAAGGAAACATCTGTGAGAAGATCAAAGAAGGATTCAGCTCATTGGACGAACTCTGCAAAGTCAGCGGCGCAGGTTTGGGCTGCGGCAGCTGCAAACCGGAAGTAAAACAGCTGCTGGAAAAGAATAAAGTAAAAAGAACCTTGCAACAGGAACTCGTGTAA
- a CDS encoding rubredoxin — protein MARQSNIYSINFTGGIISPGYLQEVLNIATAAQVTQVRFGLRQQLYVEVQNKHCKQFENACREEHIILSQTPNISSSYAATDLFIPDSWLKEGIYKDIFDLFETPPKLKINICDSQQTFVPFFTGHINWIASAHAHYWYLYIRMPGQQSTYCWPELIYTNSIPQVSRFLEEHMTHIPEKLCDYIGRPKDKELEPPVFHLPYYEGFNKYNNQYWLGIYRRDEEFSVAFLKDLCSICLETGVGQLYATSWKSIIIRDIDPVHRRLWDYALGKHGINVRHAANELNWQIADNCEDSLILKRHIIRHFDTADVRTYGLCFSIRMQPGNSHFGAIVIRRQENKYNSKLKYMQRFDILYTPDFNPNSSTLVPYRENVTKEHLGPYIVSLCKHYYEKGSEWDVLQQYVAEQQSAPINNLPEKSVLQCPCCLSIYEEGQGEQCYICETEISEFKEVPFSTLIQTT, from the coding sequence ATGGCCAGACAATCAAACATTTACAGCATCAATTTCACCGGCGGCATCATTTCCCCCGGTTATCTGCAGGAAGTGCTGAACATAGCTACGGCAGCACAGGTCACACAGGTACGATTTGGCCTGCGGCAGCAACTCTATGTAGAGGTACAGAACAAACACTGCAAACAATTTGAAAATGCCTGCCGGGAGGAACATATCATTCTTTCCCAAACACCAAATATCAGCAGTTCTTATGCGGCAACTGACCTTTTTATTCCGGACTCCTGGCTCAAGGAAGGTATCTATAAAGATATCTTCGATCTGTTTGAGACACCTCCCAAACTGAAGATCAATATCTGCGACAGCCAGCAGACCTTTGTACCTTTCTTCACCGGGCATATTAACTGGATCGCATCTGCTCACGCACATTACTGGTACCTGTATATCCGCATGCCGGGTCAGCAATCCACTTACTGCTGGCCAGAACTGATCTATACCAATAGTATTCCGCAGGTGAGCAGGTTCCTGGAAGAACATATGACGCACATTCCGGAAAAGCTTTGTGATTACATTGGCAGGCCAAAGGATAAAGAGCTGGAACCACCGGTCTTCCATCTCCCCTACTACGAAGGATTCAACAAATACAATAATCAATACTGGCTGGGCATCTACCGCCGGGATGAGGAATTCTCCGTTGCCTTTCTCAAAGACCTTTGCTCCATATGCCTGGAAACCGGCGTAGGACAGCTTTATGCCACCTCCTGGAAATCCATTATTATTCGGGATATTGATCCTGTACACCGGCGGCTCTGGGATTATGCTTTAGGGAAACATGGCATCAATGTGCGGCACGCAGCCAATGAACTGAACTGGCAGATCGCGGATAACTGTGAGGACAGCCTCATTCTGAAAAGACATATCATCCGGCACTTCGATACAGCGGACGTACGTACCTACGGGCTTTGCTTCAGCATCCGCATGCAACCGGGAAATAGTCATTTCGGGGCTATTGTGATCCGCAGGCAGGAAAATAAATACAATAGCAAGCTGAAATACATGCAGCGGTTCGACATCCTCTATACCCCGGATTTCAACCCCAATTCCAGCACCCTGGTACCTTACCGGGAGAATGTCACCAAAGAACATCTTGGACCTTATATCGTATCTTTGTGTAAACACTATTACGAAAAAGGCAGTGAATGGGATGTATTACAGCAGTACGTGGCGGAGCAACAATCAGCTCCTATAAACAACCTGCCAGAAAAATCAGTACTACAGTGCCCCTGTTGCCTTAGTATTTATGAGGAAGGACAGGGAGAACAATGTTACATTTGCGAAACAGAGATCAGCGAATTTAAGGAAGTACCATTCAGTACATTAATTCAAACTACTTAA
- a CDS encoding DUF7009 family protein, with translation MKIRIRGNSIRYRLDKADIDALKEHGKVEEETHIGATSLHFCVRTGDKYKVKLEGSGVHMSILAEKAKEWIDTDLVGIQFEQQNPDNSVLKILIEKDFKCLTEREEDDSNAFENPLSKHEC, from the coding sequence ATGAAGATCAGGATAAGAGGAAATAGTATCCGTTACCGCCTTGACAAAGCAGATATAGACGCACTAAAAGAGCATGGCAAAGTGGAAGAAGAAACACACATCGGTGCTACTAGCCTTCATTTCTGTGTGCGTACCGGCGATAAGTATAAAGTTAAACTGGAAGGTAGCGGTGTGCATATGAGCATCCTTGCTGAAAAGGCGAAGGAATGGATAGATACAGACCTCGTAGGCATCCAATTTGAACAGCAGAACCCGGATAACAGTGTGTTAAAGATATTGATCGAAAAGGATTTTAAGTGTTTGACTGAGCGGGAGGAAGATGACAGTAATGCATTTGAGAACCCATTATCGAAACATGAATGCTAA
- a CDS encoding amidohydrolase family protein: protein MPYAGILCAQERSSMGFEEYEPKSTLVVPEHKLTKAKFPFIDIHNHQNGLGSGDLRGILKDMDALNMKVMINLSGGNGAGLKRQTDNVKANAPKRFIIFANISFGGIGEPGWTEKAVKQLEEDVRNGANGLKIFKSLGLSVKDNTGKRVAVDDPRLDAIWDKAGALKIPVLIHAADPKPFWDPVDKDNERWLEIVTHPGRKRGPDNPVPWETIIEEEHRMFKKHPGTKFINAHFGWYANDLGKLGKLMDEIPHMYVEFGAVIAELGRQPKAARQFFEKYQDRILFGKDSWEPEEYTTYFRVLETADEYFPYHKKYHAFWRMYGMNLPDDILKKVYYKNALKLIPAIDKSLFE, encoded by the coding sequence ATGCCCTACGCGGGCATACTATGTGCCCAGGAAAGATCATCCATGGGCTTCGAGGAATATGAGCCGAAGTCTACGCTCGTAGTGCCGGAACATAAACTCACCAAAGCTAAATTCCCTTTCATTGATATACATAATCACCAGAATGGCCTGGGCTCGGGAGATCTGCGCGGGATACTGAAAGATATGGATGCATTGAACATGAAAGTGATGATAAACCTTAGCGGTGGTAATGGCGCCGGCCTGAAACGGCAGACGGATAATGTGAAAGCAAATGCACCCAAACGCTTCATCATATTTGCCAATATCAGTTTTGGCGGAATAGGTGAACCCGGGTGGACGGAGAAAGCAGTGAAACAACTGGAAGAAGATGTACGCAATGGCGCTAATGGTCTGAAGATCTTCAAAAGCCTGGGGCTGAGCGTTAAAGATAATACAGGTAAACGCGTAGCTGTAGATGATCCGCGCCTGGATGCCATCTGGGATAAAGCGGGCGCATTAAAGATACCGGTGCTGATCCATGCAGCTGATCCCAAACCCTTCTGGGACCCTGTAGATAAAGACAATGAACGCTGGCTGGAAATAGTGACCCATCCCGGCCGTAAAAGAGGGCCGGATAATCCTGTTCCCTGGGAAACGATCATTGAAGAAGAACACCGCATGTTCAAAAAACATCCGGGCACTAAGTTCATCAATGCACACTTTGGCTGGTATGCAAATGACCTGGGTAAACTGGGCAAACTAATGGACGAGATCCCGCATATGTATGTGGAATTCGGGGCTGTGATAGCAGAGTTAGGCAGGCAGCCTAAAGCAGCAAGGCAGTTCTTCGAAAAGTACCAGGACAGGATCCTGTTTGGCAAAGATTCCTGGGAGCCGGAAGAGTATACTACTTATTTCCGCGTGCTGGAAACGGCGGATGAATACTTTCCTTATCACAAAAAGTACCATGCTTTCTGGCGGATGTACGGCATGAACCTGCCGGATGATATCCTGAAGAAGGTGTATTATAAGAACGCATTAAAGCTGATCCCGGCGATTGACAAGAGCTTGTTTGAGTAG
- a CDS encoding thioredoxin family protein gives MTKIKILTCCLFFFFTLPVLAQKEGLRFFKGSWLKAMEEARKSNKLIFVNVYAEWSESSQKMKEEIFPLKLVGDKYNNQFINYRVDGDWREGEFFDNRYRIDVYPTFLYLNGDGAVVFRSSGYREDPMWFISLADTALYIQEAKQTMPAWRASYPSRKNDKEFVGEYLNRLILFEMSADTIDMVRDHFFSQLSPAELKDSVTAGILLRSLTTVLSPAFKHIMANQSSYRSIIPDLSLRLGSVIINSIIKATASPDDDLFRAADAYSNKLENPLPRYPYLVFLYRNEYYIATKQSHRMIERAPAFLDSICRIREEGFRLRDQQLFEEIMRPYTSGEQDSTQVEDFSYLKESSRTYYSRYVASVLNKTASHFLNYALIVQDHRKACVWAARAVDLDVYNYAYYTTLSQLYAKVGMKKEAVSTMETAIKLAKEQGVSDTIIKIYKNALKTL, from the coding sequence ATGACAAAAATTAAGATCCTAACGTGCTGTTTATTTTTCTTCTTTACACTTCCTGTTCTTGCACAGAAAGAAGGGCTGCGTTTTTTTAAAGGCAGCTGGCTGAAAGCAATGGAGGAAGCCAGGAAAAGCAACAAACTGATCTTTGTAAATGTATACGCAGAGTGGAGTGAATCCAGTCAAAAGATGAAAGAGGAGATCTTTCCCCTAAAGCTGGTGGGAGATAAATACAATAACCAGTTTATCAATTACCGGGTAGACGGAGACTGGAGGGAAGGGGAGTTTTTTGACAACAGGTACCGGATAGATGTTTATCCTACTTTTCTCTACTTAAATGGGGATGGTGCCGTGGTGTTCAGAAGCAGTGGATACAGGGAAGATCCGATGTGGTTCATCTCTCTGGCAGATACCGCCTTATACATCCAAGAGGCAAAGCAGACAATGCCGGCATGGCGGGCATCTTATCCCAGCCGGAAAAATGATAAAGAGTTCGTAGGAGAATACCTGAACAGGCTGATCCTTTTTGAAATGTCGGCGGATACCATCGATATGGTGCGCGATCATTTTTTTAGCCAGCTAAGTCCCGCGGAATTAAAAGATTCTGTTACAGCGGGTATTCTCCTCAGATCACTTACAACAGTATTATCTCCTGCATTTAAACATATTATGGCTAACCAATCTTCTTACAGGAGCATCATACCGGACCTTTCATTAAGACTGGGCAGCGTGATCATCAATTCCATCATAAAGGCCACTGCATCGCCGGATGATGACCTTTTCAGGGCGGCCGATGCTTACAGCAATAAATTGGAAAATCCACTGCCGAGGTATCCCTATCTTGTTTTTCTTTACCGTAATGAATATTATATCGCTACGAAGCAAAGCCATAGGATGATTGAAAGGGCTCCTGCTTTTTTGGATAGTATCTGCCGTATAAGAGAAGAGGGATTCCGGCTCAGAGATCAGCAACTGTTTGAGGAGATCATGCGGCCTTATACATCCGGTGAACAGGATAGCACCCAGGTAGAGGATTTCTCTTATCTGAAGGAAAGCTCCCGCACCTATTATTCAAGATATGTTGCCAGTGTTTTGAATAAAACAGCCAGCCATTTCCTGAATTATGCGCTGATCGTGCAGGATCATCGGAAGGCCTGTGTATGGGCCGCGAGAGCAGTAGACCTGGATGTTTATAACTATGCATATTATACCACACTCTCTCAGTTGTACGCAAAAGTAGGGATGAAAAAAGAAGCAGTGAGTACCATGGAAACGGCTATCAAACTAGCCAAGGAACAGGGTGTATCTGATACCATCATTAAAATATACAAAAATGCGCTGAAGACCCTTTAG